The Piliocolobus tephrosceles isolate RC106 chromosome 3, ASM277652v3, whole genome shotgun sequence genome has a window encoding:
- the LOC113220336 gene encoding zinc finger protein 721-like yields the protein MLENYRNLVSLAMCSHFTQDFLPVQGTEDSFHKCILRRYEKCGHENLQLRRDCKSMNVCKVQKGGYNVINQCLPNTQSKIFQCNAGVKVFSTFANSDKDKTRHTGEKHFKCNQYGKSFQKFSDITQHKGIHAGEKPYTCEECGKTFGRSTALNQHKKIHTGEKPYTCEETGKAFSRSRNLAAHKRIYTGEKLYTCEDRGRAFGCSTNLNECKKIHIGDKPYKCKERGEVFKQSSDLNRQEKIHTRKKPIKCKVCGKVITSSSSFAQHKRSNFEDFVHSLKRQNIVLEMDDFRNRNGSDDLSYNGGIIVSVVLLDELFTRMDPEGQQQMWQILQATVKNKERGAILTTHYMSEAKAVCDSVAIMVSGTLSCIGSIQHLKNKFGKDFY from the exons CAAATGTATACTGAGAAGATATGAGAAATGTGGGCATGAGAATTTACAATTAAGGAGAGACTGTAAAAGTATGAATGTGTGTAAAGTGCAGAAAGGAGGTTATAATGTAATTAATCAATGCTTGCCAAATACCCAGagcaaaatatttcaatgtaatGCAGGTGTCAAAGTTTTTAGTACATTTGCAAATTCAGacaaagacaagacaagacatactggagagaaacactTTAAATGTAACCAATACGGCAAGTCATTTCAGAAGTTCTCAGACATAACTCAGCATAAAGGAATTCAtgctggagagaaaccctacacatgtgaagaatgtggcaaaaccttTGGACGGTCCACAGCCCTGAATCAACacaagaaaattcatactggagagaaaccttacacaTGTGAAGAGACTGGCAAAGCCTTTAGTAGGTCAAGAAACCTTGCTGCACATAAGAGAATTtacactggagagaaactctaCACATGTGAAGATCGTGGCAGAGCCTTTGGATGCTCCACAAACCTGAATGAATGTAAGAAAATTCATATTGGAGAtaaaccctacaaatgtaaagaaCGGGGGGAAGTGTTTAAACAGTCCTCAGACCTGAATAGACAAGAGAAAATTCATACTAGAAAGAAACCCATCAAATGTAAGGTATGTGGCAAAGTCATTACCTCATCCTCAAGCTTTGCTCAACATAAGA GATCAAATTTTGAAGACTTTGTGCATTCACTGAAGCGTCAGAATATAGTTTTGGAAATGGATGACTTCAGAAACAGAAATGGCTCAGATGATCTCTCCTACAATGGAGGCATCATAGTGTCTG TGGTGCTTCTAGACGAGCTGTTCACCAGGATGGACCCCGAGGGGCAGCAGCAAATGTGGCAGATACTTCAGGCTACCGTTAAAAACAAGGAGAGGGGCGCCATCTTGACCACCCATTACATGTCAGAGGCTAAGGCTGTGTGTGACAGTGTGGCCATCATGGTGTCAGGAACGCTAAGTTGTATTGGTTCCATTCAACATCTGAAAAACAAGTTTGGTAAAGATTTTTActag